The following proteins come from a genomic window of Girardinichthys multiradiatus isolate DD_20200921_A chromosome 8, DD_fGirMul_XY1, whole genome shotgun sequence:
- the traf2b gene encoding TNF receptor-associated factor 2 isoform X1 translates to MARISLDYPNSLPGIPLSVLSVPMENKYKCQQCLQVLRKPVQAQCGHRFCVHCFKLLTSAGPKPCEACRQEEIYEEPMSILNSNEAFPDNAAGREIASLPARCLNQDCSWTGSIKDYEAQHEGRCEYERVQCEACQASILLKDKDRHSERECEARTLNCKYCKVTFNFKDIKAHDEICLKFPLQCKDCGKKKIPREKFNDHIKSCAKSKSACPFSDVGCKTVIENGKLSDHEHSSTMEHLRLLLPMVLSMTRTQSEALGSGEWQEDSGFGLYRAPEEGSGAAASMQPVDMEKKVNALENIVCVLNREVERSSLTLEAFAHQHRLDQEKIENLSNRVRQLERTVTMRDLQLSENEQLVRELQHCTYDGIFVWKITDFSRRRQDALAGRTPAMFSPAFYSSKYGYKMCLRLYLNGDGTGRGTHLSLFFVVMRGKCDALLKWPFSQKVTLMLLDQNNREHIIDAFRPDITSTSFQRPISEMNIASGCPLFCPLAKLAGKSPYLRDDTIFIKAIVDLTGL, encoded by the exons ATGGCCCGCATCTCTTTGGACTATCCAAACTCTTTACCAGGAATACCTCTCAGTGTGCTGTCAGTGCCCATGgagaataaatacaaatgtcAGCAGTGTCTCCAGGTCCTGAGGAAACCTGTCCAGGCTCAATGTGGTCACCGCTTCTGTGTGCACTGCTTCAAACTGCTCACCAG tgCCGGTCCAAAGCCTTGTGAAGCCTGCCGTCAAGAGGAGATATATGAAGAGCCTATGTCCATTCTGAACAGTAATGAG GCATTTCCAGACAATGCAGCCGGTCGAGAAATAGCAAGTCTGCCTGCCAGGTGTTTGAACCAGGACTGCAGCTGGACTGGATCTATAAAAGATTATGAG GCCCAACACGAAGGTCGCTGTGAATATGAGAGGGTGCAGTGCGAGGCCTGCCAGGCCTCCATCCTCCTCAAGGACAAGGACAGACACAGTGAGAGAGAATGTGAGGCAAGAACTCTCAACTGCAAATACTGCAAAGTTACGTTCAACTTTAAGGACATTAAG GCCCACGATGAGATCTGTCTCAAGTTTCCCTTACAATGCAAAGACTGCGGCAAGAAGAAGATCCCGAGAGAAAAG TTTAATGACCACATCAAATCCTGCGCCAAGTCAAAGAGTGCCTGTCCATTCAGTGATGTGGGCTGTAAAACTGTG ATAGAGAACGGGAAGCTCAGCGACCACGAGCACAGCAGCACCATGGAGCACCTGCGTCTGCTGCTGCCGATGGTGCTGTCAATGACCCGTACACAATCAGAGGCCCTCGGGTCTGGGGAGTGGCAGGAGGACTCTGGTTTCGGTCTGTACAGAGCTCCTGAAGAGGGCAGTGGAGCTGCAGCTTCAATGCAGCCAGTagacatggaaaaaaaa GTAAATGCTTTAGAAAACATTGTGTGTGTCCTGAACCGGGAAGTGGAGCGCAGTTCGCTCACCCTGGAGGCTTTCGCCCACCAGCATCGATTAGACCAGGAGAAGATCGAAAATCTGTCGAACAGAGTGCGACAGCTCGAGCGAACGGTGACCATGAGGGACCTGCAGCTGTCTGAGAATGAGCAGCTGGTGCGGGAACTTCAGCACTGCACCTACGATGGGATATTTGTCTGGAAAATCACTGACTTCTCCCGGCGCAGGCAGGACGCCTTGGCCGGCCGAACGCCTGCGATGTTCTCACCTG CATTTTACTCCAGCAAATACGGCTACAAAATGTGTCTCAGGCTTTATTTGAATGGCGACGGGACAGGAAGGGGGACGCACCTCTCCCTATTCTTTGTGGTCATGAGGGGCAAGTGTGACGCTCTGCTAAAATGGCCCTTCAGTCAGAAG GTGACTCTGATGCTCCTGGACCAGAACAACAGGGAGCACATCATCGACGCTTTCCGACCCGACATCACATCCACCTCCTTCCAGCGGCCGATCAGCGAGATGAACATCGCCAGCGGCTGTCCGCTCTTCTGTCCGCTGGCCAAGCTGGCAGGCAAGAGTCCATATCTGAGAGATGATACGATATTTATCAAAGCCATCGTAGATCTGACAGGCTTGTAA
- the traf2b gene encoding TNF receptor-associated factor 2 isoform X2 — protein MSILNSNEAFPDNAAGREIASLPARCLNQDCSWTGSIKDYEAQHEGRCEYERVQCEACQASILLKDKDRHSERECEARTLNCKYCKVTFNFKDIKAHDEICLKFPLQCKDCGKKKIPREKFNDHIKSCAKSKSACPFSDVGCKTVIENGKLSDHEHSSTMEHLRLLLPMVLSMTRTQSEALGSGEWQEDSGFGLYRAPEEGSGAAASMQPVDMEKKVNALENIVCVLNREVERSSLTLEAFAHQHRLDQEKIENLSNRVRQLERTVTMRDLQLSENEQLVRELQHCTYDGIFVWKITDFSRRRQDALAGRTPAMFSPAFYSSKYGYKMCLRLYLNGDGTGRGTHLSLFFVVMRGKCDALLKWPFSQKVTLMLLDQNNREHIIDAFRPDITSTSFQRPISEMNIASGCPLFCPLAKLAGKSPYLRDDTIFIKAIVDLTGL, from the exons ATGTCCATTCTGAACAGTAATGAG GCATTTCCAGACAATGCAGCCGGTCGAGAAATAGCAAGTCTGCCTGCCAGGTGTTTGAACCAGGACTGCAGCTGGACTGGATCTATAAAAGATTATGAG GCCCAACACGAAGGTCGCTGTGAATATGAGAGGGTGCAGTGCGAGGCCTGCCAGGCCTCCATCCTCCTCAAGGACAAGGACAGACACAGTGAGAGAGAATGTGAGGCAAGAACTCTCAACTGCAAATACTGCAAAGTTACGTTCAACTTTAAGGACATTAAG GCCCACGATGAGATCTGTCTCAAGTTTCCCTTACAATGCAAAGACTGCGGCAAGAAGAAGATCCCGAGAGAAAAG TTTAATGACCACATCAAATCCTGCGCCAAGTCAAAGAGTGCCTGTCCATTCAGTGATGTGGGCTGTAAAACTGTG ATAGAGAACGGGAAGCTCAGCGACCACGAGCACAGCAGCACCATGGAGCACCTGCGTCTGCTGCTGCCGATGGTGCTGTCAATGACCCGTACACAATCAGAGGCCCTCGGGTCTGGGGAGTGGCAGGAGGACTCTGGTTTCGGTCTGTACAGAGCTCCTGAAGAGGGCAGTGGAGCTGCAGCTTCAATGCAGCCAGTagacatggaaaaaaaa GTAAATGCTTTAGAAAACATTGTGTGTGTCCTGAACCGGGAAGTGGAGCGCAGTTCGCTCACCCTGGAGGCTTTCGCCCACCAGCATCGATTAGACCAGGAGAAGATCGAAAATCTGTCGAACAGAGTGCGACAGCTCGAGCGAACGGTGACCATGAGGGACCTGCAGCTGTCTGAGAATGAGCAGCTGGTGCGGGAACTTCAGCACTGCACCTACGATGGGATATTTGTCTGGAAAATCACTGACTTCTCCCGGCGCAGGCAGGACGCCTTGGCCGGCCGAACGCCTGCGATGTTCTCACCTG CATTTTACTCCAGCAAATACGGCTACAAAATGTGTCTCAGGCTTTATTTGAATGGCGACGGGACAGGAAGGGGGACGCACCTCTCCCTATTCTTTGTGGTCATGAGGGGCAAGTGTGACGCTCTGCTAAAATGGCCCTTCAGTCAGAAG GTGACTCTGATGCTCCTGGACCAGAACAACAGGGAGCACATCATCGACGCTTTCCGACCCGACATCACATCCACCTCCTTCCAGCGGCCGATCAGCGAGATGAACATCGCCAGCGGCTGTCCGCTCTTCTGTCCGCTGGCCAAGCTGGCAGGCAAGAGTCCATATCTGAGAGATGATACGATATTTATCAAAGCCATCGTAGATCTGACAGGCTTGTAA